A stretch of Rhizobium glycinendophyticum DNA encodes these proteins:
- a CDS encoding type II toxin-antitoxin system VapC family toxin — protein sequence MLDTNIVSDLIRNPHGAAAAMVERAGDDEISISAIVASELRIGILKRNSERLTYLVESILDRIAILPYEDKEASHFAEIRHDLERNGQPIGTTDLFIAAHARSLDVTLVTGNVREFGRVPGLKVENWLEGTL from the coding sequence ATGCTCGACACCAACATCGTTTCGGACCTGATCCGGAACCCGCACGGCGCTGCCGCGGCGATGGTGGAGCGTGCCGGCGATGACGAGATCTCCATCAGTGCGATCGTCGCGTCGGAGCTGCGCATTGGCATCCTCAAACGGAATTCCGAGCGACTGACCTATCTGGTCGAGTCCATTCTCGATCGCATCGCAATCCTGCCCTACGAGGACAAGGAGGCGTCGCATTTTGCCGAAATCCGCCACGACCTCGAACGCAACGGCCAGCCGATCGGCACGACCGATCTTTTCATCGCCGCCCATGCTCGCTCCCTCGATGTGACCCTGGTGACCGGAAATGTCCGCGAGTTCGGTCGGGTGCCAGGGCTGAAGGTCGAGAACTGGCTGGAGGGAACCTTATGA
- the alr gene encoding alanine racemase, producing MTDRFDILDAPDEFLAAPLRLTVDLSAIADNWREMARRSGKARAAAVVKADAYGLGIEDVGQVLYRAGARDFFVAVPAEGVTLRPYAPEARIFVLSGIWPGQEDVFFDNDLVPVIASEEQLAFWMALLSERGPYPCALHVDTGFNRLGLPMAEAIALTDDVSRPASLDPVLVMSHLACGDDPSSPMNRRQLESFRQVSAAFEGVDSSLAASAGTFLGADYHFDLTRPGIALYGGEAVNGVKNPMRSVIKAEARIIQVREAKAGETVSYGASHRLTRDSRLAIASVGYADGYLRNLSGSGIPLRQTGLAGARGAIAGQPVPVVGRVTMDQTIFDVTDLAAHGVRAGDYVELIGPAMPLDDVARAAGTIGYEMLTGLGLRYERLYIEGDD from the coding sequence ATGACAGACAGATTCGACATCCTCGACGCCCCGGACGAATTCCTGGCCGCGCCCCTTCGCCTCACGGTGGATCTTTCCGCCATCGCCGACAATTGGCGCGAGATGGCACGGCGCTCGGGCAAGGCGCGGGCCGCCGCCGTGGTCAAGGCCGATGCCTATGGCCTCGGGATCGAGGATGTCGGCCAGGTGCTCTACCGGGCGGGTGCGCGGGACTTCTTCGTCGCGGTGCCGGCGGAAGGCGTGACCCTCAGACCCTACGCGCCGGAGGCCCGCATCTTCGTTCTGTCCGGCATCTGGCCGGGCCAGGAAGATGTGTTCTTCGACAACGATCTGGTGCCGGTCATCGCCTCGGAAGAGCAGCTCGCCTTCTGGATGGCGCTTCTGTCGGAACGCGGCCCCTACCCTTGCGCACTGCATGTCGATACCGGCTTCAATCGCCTCGGCCTGCCGATGGCCGAAGCCATTGCCCTTACCGACGACGTCTCACGTCCGGCGAGCCTCGACCCCGTGCTGGTCATGAGCCATCTCGCCTGTGGAGACGATCCGTCCTCACCGATGAACCGGCGACAACTCGAATCCTTCCGGCAGGTTAGCGCCGCTTTCGAAGGTGTCGATTCAAGCCTGGCAGCGTCTGCCGGCACCTTCCTCGGTGCCGACTACCATTTCGACCTCACCCGGCCCGGCATCGCCCTATACGGTGGCGAAGCCGTCAACGGCGTGAAGAACCCCATGCGCAGCGTCATCAAGGCGGAAGCGCGGATCATCCAGGTGCGCGAGGCCAAGGCCGGCGAGACGGTGAGCTACGGCGCCAGCCACAGGCTCACCCGCGACAGCCGGCTGGCGATCGCCTCCGTCGGCTATGCCGACGGCTATCTGCGCAATCTCTCCGGATCCGGCATTCCGCTGCGGCAGACCGGCCTTGCCGGTGCGCGCGGCGCAATCGCCGGCCAACCCGTCCCCGTCGTCGGCCGCGTCACCATGGACCAGACGATCTTCGACGTGACCGACCTCGCTGCGCACGGCGTCCGCGCCGGTGACTATGTAGAATTGATCGGGCCGGCCATGCCGCTCGACGATGTGGCACGGGCGGCCGGAACGATCGGGTATGAAATGCTGACCGGACTGGGGCTGCGCTACGAGCGCCTCTACATCGAGGGCGACGACTGA
- a CDS encoding DMT family transporter yields the protein MQHRDFAAYLYLSLAWGLSFLLLLHVVDAFGWIGAVTFRCFIAGALLYGIALTMRRRLDFSAGWLPFAMVGATTVAGQLIGLSYATPRIGTAMAAIFVAAIPLFSMVIAQLWGLERITPQRILGLVLGTIGIIMLVGFPAVPVTAEFLIGCLAMIGSTFSAAFGSNYASRHLAGTGPWEVTIGSFIAGGAITFPLLWFVPVPGTPDPADYLYLLALAALMSALTYVLYFGLVKSIGATAAISVEFAVTVVAVLVGALVLDEPLTLLQLFGGVVIIVGCSLVLGIIRLPRRAM from the coding sequence ATGCAGCACCGAGATTTCGCCGCCTACCTCTATCTTTCTCTGGCTTGGGGCCTGTCCTTCCTGCTGCTGCTGCACGTGGTCGATGCTTTCGGCTGGATCGGAGCGGTGACGTTTCGGTGCTTCATCGCAGGCGCCTTGCTCTATGGCATCGCCCTGACGATGCGGCGCAGGCTCGATTTCAGTGCTGGCTGGCTGCCCTTTGCCATGGTCGGCGCCACTACGGTGGCAGGTCAGCTCATCGGTCTCTCTTACGCCACACCCCGTATCGGGACTGCGATGGCAGCAATTTTCGTCGCGGCCATTCCGCTGTTTTCCATGGTAATAGCCCAGCTCTGGGGTCTGGAGCGGATCACGCCGCAGCGGATCCTCGGACTCGTCCTCGGCACGATCGGCATTATTATGCTGGTCGGCTTCCCCGCCGTGCCGGTGACGGCGGAATTTCTGATCGGCTGCCTTGCCATGATCGGCTCGACCTTCTCCGCCGCCTTCGGCAGCAATTACGCCAGCCGCCATCTGGCAGGGACAGGGCCCTGGGAGGTCACCATCGGCTCGTTCATCGCAGGTGGCGCCATCACCTTTCCACTGCTCTGGTTCGTGCCTGTTCCCGGAACGCCTGATCCGGCCGACTATCTCTATCTCCTTGCCCTTGCCGCGCTGATGAGCGCGCTCACTTACGTGCTCTATTTCGGACTGGTGAAGAGCATCGGGGCCACTGCGGCGATTAGCGTCGAATTTGCCGTGACCGTGGTTGCCGTTCTCGTCGGGGCTCTCGTTCTTGACGAGCCGCTGACCCTGCTGCAGCTGTTCGGTGGCGTCGTCATCATTGTCGGCTGCTCACTCGTGCTCGGCATCATTCGGCTTCCGCGCCGGGCCATGTGA
- a CDS encoding antitoxin has translation MELERHVRIFKNGRNRAVRIPVEFDFPGDEVIMRKEGDKITLEPVKKKQESLIEWLRRQGPLDEDFEFDLREAPARDVDL, from the coding sequence ATGGAACTGGAAAGGCATGTCCGTATCTTCAAGAACGGTCGCAACCGCGCCGTCCGCATTCCCGTGGAGTTCGACTTCCCAGGCGACGAGGTGATCATGCGCAAGGAAGGCGACAAGATCACCCTTGAGCCTGTCAAGAAGAAGCAGGAGAGCCTGATCGAGTGGCTTCGTCGTCAGGGACCCCTCGATGAAGACTTCGAGTTCGACCTCCGCGAAGCACCGGCACGGGACGTCGACCTGTGA
- a CDS encoding SDR family NAD(P)-dependent oxidoreductase, translating to MTIDLKGRIALVTGASRGIGYFTAIELAKAGAHVIACARTVGGLEDLDDAIKAVGGSATLVPFDLADMAAIDQLGGHIFERWGKLDIAVLNAGVLGVISPIGHVEAKVFDKVMNINVNATWRLIRSLEPLLIKSDQGRVLILSSGAAHKCKPFWGPYSASKAAVEALARTWAAETQRLPLRILSVDPGATRTAMRAQAMPGEDPETLPHPSEVAAKLLPLVGAEQTETGKLYIVREGKIVDYRMPE from the coding sequence ATGACCATCGACCTCAAGGGCCGGATTGCGCTCGTCACCGGCGCCTCGCGCGGCATCGGCTATTTCACCGCGATCGAACTCGCCAAGGCCGGCGCCCATGTGATCGCCTGCGCCCGCACGGTGGGTGGTCTGGAAGATCTCGACGATGCCATCAAGGCCGTCGGCGGATCGGCGACGCTGGTGCCTTTCGACCTCGCCGACATGGCGGCGATCGACCAGCTCGGTGGTCACATCTTCGAGCGCTGGGGCAAACTCGACATAGCGGTGCTCAATGCTGGCGTTCTCGGCGTCATCTCGCCAATCGGCCATGTCGAAGCCAAGGTCTTCGACAAGGTGATGAACATCAACGTCAACGCCACCTGGCGGCTGATCCGTTCGCTGGAACCTTTGCTGATCAAGTCCGACCAGGGCCGCGTGCTGATCCTGTCTTCCGGCGCCGCCCACAAGTGCAAACCCTTCTGGGGCCCCTACTCCGCCTCCAAGGCCGCCGTTGAGGCGCTGGCCCGCACCTGGGCTGCCGAAACCCAGCGCCTGCCGCTGCGCATCCTCTCGGTCGATCCGGGCGCCACCCGCACCGCCATGCGGGCCCAGGCGATGCCGGGCGAAGACCCGGAAACGCTGCCGCATCCGTCCGAAGTCGCCGCCAAACTCCTGCCGCTCGTCGGCGCGGAGCAGACGGAAACGGGCAAGCTCTACATCGTGCGCGAAGGCAAGATCGTCGACTACCGGATGCCAGAGTAA
- a CDS encoding CvpA family protein, which translates to MPITIFDGIVIGVVLFSAVLAMVRGFSREVLSIASWAGSVAAAYYLYPLLLPYVKNYTSDDRIALAGSAGIIFIVSLIVISFITSRIADFIIDSRIGALDRTLGFLFGAARGLLLLVVAVAFWNWLIDVRQRPDWVNNAKSKPFLDSLVLKLEAVLPDDIEPQIRERILGREEPQADAAGDNAPAEQAPSEQTPSDDTPAQPATP; encoded by the coding sequence ATGCCCATTACGATTTTCGACGGTATCGTCATCGGCGTCGTCTTGTTTTCGGCGGTGCTGGCGATGGTGCGCGGCTTTTCCCGCGAAGTGCTGTCCATTGCGAGCTGGGCCGGTTCCGTTGCCGCCGCCTACTACCTTTACCCGCTGCTCCTGCCTTACGTGAAGAACTACACCAGCGATGATCGCATTGCACTTGCAGGCTCGGCCGGCATCATCTTCATCGTATCACTGATCGTGATCTCCTTCATCACGTCACGCATCGCGGATTTCATCATCGACAGCCGCATCGGCGCGCTTGACCGTACCCTCGGCTTCCTCTTCGGCGCCGCTCGCGGGCTCCTTCTGCTGGTCGTCGCAGTCGCCTTCTGGAACTGGCTGATCGACGTTCGCCAGCGTCCTGACTGGGTCAACAATGCCAAGTCCAAGCCTTTCCTGGATTCGCTGGTCCTGAAGCTTGAAGCGGTCCTGCCCGATGACATCGAGCCGCAGATTCGCGAGCGCATTCTCGGCCGTGAAGAGCCGCAGGCCGACGCCGCCGGTGACAACGCTCCGGCCGAGCAGGCACCTTCGGAGCAGACGCCGTCCGACGACACCCCGGCACAGCCTGCGACACCTTAA
- a CDS encoding GFA family protein produces MTSHLPHTGGCQCGAVRFRMHGQPKDVSVCHCRMCQKAFGAYYAPLVAVGDAEFTWTRGAPKRFASSNFVQRGFGGDCGTPLTYEAPDGLSLAAGAFDDPSQLPPTIQFGVECKLAFVDTIPALPERMTLDDLEDAPFLTDVVSYQHPDRDTDQWPEAKP; encoded by the coding sequence ATGACCTCCCACCTCCCCCATACCGGCGGCTGCCAGTGCGGCGCGGTCCGCTTCCGCATGCACGGCCAACCAAAGGACGTTTCCGTCTGTCATTGCCGGATGTGCCAGAAGGCCTTCGGGGCCTATTACGCGCCGCTGGTTGCCGTCGGCGATGCCGAGTTCACCTGGACACGCGGCGCGCCGAAGCGTTTTGCCTCGTCGAACTTCGTGCAACGCGGTTTCGGTGGCGATTGCGGAACGCCGCTCACCTATGAGGCGCCCGACGGACTGTCGCTGGCGGCGGGCGCTTTCGACGACCCATCGCAGCTGCCGCCGACAATCCAGTTCGGGGTCGAGTGCAAGCTCGCTTTCGTGGATACCATCCCGGCCCTGCCGGAACGGATGACGCTGGATGATCTCGAGGACGCGCCCTTCCTGACCGACGTCGTGTCTTATCAGCACCCGGATCGGGACACAGATCAATGGCCCGAGGCGAAACCATGA
- the purF gene encoding amidophosphoribosyltransferase: MKQFSPSYVVYGSHDDKYHEECGVFGILGHPDAATLTALGLHALQHRGQEAAGIVSFDGRQFYTEKHMGLVGDHYTNPVTLAKLPGPQAIGHTRYSTTGEVALRNVQPLFAELEEGGIAIAHNGNFTNGLTLRRQIIATGAICQSTSDTEVVLHLIARSRHASTTDRFIDAIRQMEGGYAMIALTRTKLIAARDPIGIRPLVMGDLDGKPIFCSETCALDIIGAKFVRDVKNGEVIICETQADGSISIESRMPARPQPERVCLFEYVYFARPDSVVAGRNVYTTRKNAGMNLALEAPVEADVVVPVPDGGTPAALGFAQQSGIPFEYGIIRNHYVGRTFIEPTQQIRAFGVKLKHSANRAMIEGKRVVLVDDSIVRGTTSLKIVQMIRDAGAKEVHVRVASPMIFHPDFYGIDTPDRDKLLANQYADEAAMAKFIGADSLSFLSIDGLYKAVGGKPRDPANPQFTDHYFTGDYPTRLVDKESEKPGRKESMLAANG; this comes from the coding sequence ATGAAGCAGTTCAGCCCTTCTTATGTCGTGTATGGCAGCCATGACGACAAGTATCACGAGGAATGCGGGGTCTTCGGGATCCTGGGGCATCCGGATGCAGCGACCCTGACCGCGCTCGGTCTTCACGCGCTCCAGCATCGCGGCCAGGAAGCGGCCGGTATCGTCTCCTTCGACGGGCGGCAGTTCTACACCGAAAAGCACATGGGCCTGGTCGGTGACCACTACACCAACCCGGTGACGCTGGCGAAGCTGCCCGGCCCACAGGCAATCGGCCACACCCGCTACTCGACGACGGGCGAAGTCGCTCTGCGTAACGTGCAGCCGCTGTTTGCGGAACTTGAGGAAGGCGGCATCGCCATTGCCCATAACGGCAACTTCACCAATGGGCTGACGCTCCGCCGCCAGATCATCGCGACCGGCGCGATCTGCCAGTCGACCTCGGACACCGAAGTCGTGCTGCACCTCATCGCCCGCTCGCGCCACGCCTCAACCACCGACCGTTTCATCGACGCCATCCGCCAGATGGAGGGCGGCTATGCGATGATCGCGCTGACCCGCACCAAGCTGATCGCCGCCCGCGACCCGATCGGCATCCGGCCGCTGGTCATGGGCGACCTCGACGGTAAGCCGATCTTCTGTTCGGAGACCTGTGCGCTGGACATCATCGGCGCCAAGTTCGTCCGCGACGTAAAAAATGGCGAAGTGATCATCTGCGAGACACAGGCCGACGGCTCGATCTCCATCGAATCCCGCATGCCGGCCCGTCCGCAGCCGGAGCGAGTCTGCCTGTTCGAATATGTCTATTTCGCCCGTCCCGACTCTGTCGTGGCTGGTCGTAACGTCTACACCACCCGCAAGAATGCCGGCATGAATCTGGCGCTCGAAGCACCCGTTGAAGCCGATGTCGTCGTGCCCGTTCCCGATGGCGGCACGCCGGCTGCCCTCGGCTTTGCCCAGCAGAGCGGCATTCCCTTCGAATACGGCATCATCCGCAACCATTATGTCGGCCGCACCTTCATCGAGCCGACCCAGCAGATACGCGCCTTCGGCGTCAAGCTCAAGCATTCTGCCAACCGGGCCATGATCGAGGGCAAGCGCGTCGTTCTGGTGGACGATTCCATCGTGCGCGGCACCACCTCGCTGAAGATCGTCCAGATGATCCGCGATGCGGGCGCAAAGGAAGTGCATGTCCGTGTTGCCAGCCCGATGATCTTCCATCCGGATTTTTACGGTATCGACACGCCCGACCGCGACAAATTGCTCGCCAATCAATATGCCGACGAGGCGGCGATGGCGAAGTTTATCGGAGCGGATTCACTATCCTTCCTGTCGATCGACGGGCTCTACAAGGCCGTCGGCGGCAAGCCGCGTGATCCGGCCAATCCGCAATTCACCGATCACTACTTCACCGGCGACTATCCGACCCGTCTGGTCGACAAGGAGAGCGAGAAGCCGGGCCGCAAGGAATCCATGCTCGCCGCCAACGGCTGA
- the cysS gene encoding cysteine--tRNA ligase, with protein sequence MAGGLKLYNTLTREKVDFEPIDTDNVRLYVCGPTVYDFAHIGNARPVIVFDVLYRLLRHTYGADKVTYVRNITDVDDKINARALRDFGSQIADGSMSLNEAIRAVTGKTESQFHEDVASLGCLKPTVEPRATDNIPQMITIIQRLLDMGHAYVATGSEGHEVLFSTASMADYGMLSKRKLEDQQAGARVAVESHKMNPADFVLWKQSEDTEPGWPASFTFEGKAHAIFGRPGWHIECSAMADRYLWEEIKDRLSPKAKEKPHQFDIHGGGLDLIFPHHENEIAQSCCAFDNDLMATVWMHNGFLQVEGRKMSKSEGNFVTINELLATEKFGGRTWPGEVLRLAMLMTHYREPIDFSVKRLEEAERLLAKWPAGDAGTTAPDAAVLEALSDDLNTVAAVQAIHALAQAANADPSKVPLFAASAALLGVTPKKAEMSDDLSAAVQALVDLRLEMLKAKNFAQADRIRDELAEKGIQLKDGKNKETGERVTTWEVKR encoded by the coding sequence ATGGCCGGCGGCCTCAAGCTTTACAACACGCTCACACGCGAGAAGGTCGACTTCGAGCCGATCGATACCGACAATGTGCGCCTGTATGTCTGCGGCCCGACGGTCTATGACTTCGCTCATATCGGCAATGCGCGCCCGGTCATCGTCTTCGACGTGCTCTACCGGCTGCTGCGCCACACCTATGGCGCCGACAAGGTCACTTACGTTCGCAACATCACCGACGTCGACGACAAGATCAACGCGCGCGCCTTGCGCGATTTCGGCAGCCAGATCGCCGACGGTTCGATGAGCCTGAACGAGGCGATCCGCGCCGTTACCGGCAAGACGGAAAGCCAGTTCCACGAGGACGTGGCCTCGCTCGGCTGCTTGAAGCCGACCGTCGAGCCGCGGGCCACCGACAACATTCCCCAGATGATCACGATCATCCAGCGGCTGCTCGACATGGGGCACGCCTATGTGGCGACCGGGTCGGAAGGGCATGAAGTGCTGTTTTCGACCGCCTCGATGGCCGATTACGGAATGTTGTCCAAGCGCAAGCTGGAAGACCAGCAGGCAGGCGCGCGCGTGGCGGTCGAAAGCCACAAGATGAACCCGGCGGATTTCGTGCTGTGGAAGCAGTCTGAAGACACCGAGCCCGGCTGGCCGGCGAGCTTTACATTTGAAGGCAAGGCGCATGCGATCTTCGGCCGTCCCGGCTGGCATATTGAGTGCTCCGCCATGGCCGACCGCTATCTCTGGGAGGAGATCAAGGACCGCCTTTCGCCAAAGGCCAAGGAGAAACCGCACCAGTTCGACATCCATGGCGGCGGGCTGGACCTGATCTTCCCGCACCACGAAAACGAGATCGCCCAGTCCTGCTGCGCCTTCGACAACGACCTGATGGCAACCGTGTGGATGCATAACGGCTTCCTTCAGGTCGAAGGCCGCAAGATGTCGAAGTCGGAGGGCAATTTCGTCACGATCAACGAGTTGTTGGCGACGGAGAAATTCGGCGGACGGACATGGCCGGGAGAAGTGCTGCGGCTGGCCATGCTGATGACACATTACCGCGAGCCGATCGACTTTTCGGTGAAGAGGTTGGAGGAGGCGGAGCGCCTGCTGGCAAAATGGCCGGCGGGTGATGCCGGCACCACGGCCCCGGACGCCGCCGTTCTGGAAGCGCTCTCCGACGACCTGAACACGGTTGCTGCCGTTCAGGCGATTCATGCGCTGGCGCAGGCGGCGAACGCCGACCCGTCGAAAGTGCCGCTGTTCGCCGCCTCGGCAGCCCTTCTGGGGGTTACACCGAAGAAGGCGGAGATGAGCGACGACCTCTCCGCCGCCGTCCAGGCGCTGGTCGACCTCCGGCTCGAAATGCTGAAGGCCAAGAACTTCGCCCAGGCCGACCGCATCCGTGACGAGCTTGCCGAGAAGGGCATCCAGCTCAAGGACGGCAAGAACAAGGAGACGGGCGAGCGGGTGACGACCTGGGAGGTCAAGCGGTAG
- a CDS encoding GGDEF domain-containing protein, with protein sequence MDTSLHLPTIMVVHALITSISTLVTIYMWKRHRCGSVMPLLVGAGVAACLTMALHAGRNSLPLFLSSCVGLGLGVLAVGLYWQAVMAFEGERVSLPKAAAGMLVWMVLWFTPLFQQSMEVKTSFLGILVASYCLLTAAKMSARARQEPLPSRHLAVIANLVRGLVWLTSVPLSIFVAPAYAADGSPAAWFAYVVLTNSMMIVLSLVALLMLSKERDELRYRIASERDPLTNLANRRTFVSGASRILLQDEARASLLLMDIDHFKMVNDTYGHAAGDQVLVAFSRAIEQRLPRGWLFARIGGEEFACLMPRTSAQTAVALADNLRRAVGDIAIAAHPHLKISVSIGVSEAPGRGTELDMLLADADAALYRAKADGRDCVRLFEPGALLAETAGKLALIAKEPPRKSTRKGLRAV encoded by the coding sequence ATGGACACTAGCCTGCATTTGCCGACGATCATGGTCGTCCATGCCCTGATCACGTCCATCTCGACGCTGGTAACGATCTATATGTGGAAGCGTCATCGCTGTGGTTCGGTGATGCCCTTGCTGGTGGGCGCAGGGGTGGCTGCCTGCTTAACCATGGCGCTGCACGCCGGACGCAACAGCCTACCGCTGTTTCTGTCGTCCTGTGTCGGTCTGGGGCTGGGCGTCCTTGCCGTTGGCCTCTATTGGCAGGCCGTCATGGCTTTTGAAGGCGAAAGAGTTTCTCTGCCCAAAGCCGCAGCTGGCATGCTCGTCTGGATGGTGTTGTGGTTCACTCCGCTGTTCCAGCAGTCGATGGAGGTGAAAACGTCGTTCCTCGGCATTCTGGTCGCAAGCTACTGTCTTCTGACCGCGGCCAAGATGTCTGCCCGTGCCAGGCAGGAACCCTTGCCGTCACGTCATCTCGCGGTCATCGCGAATCTTGTCCGAGGATTAGTCTGGCTGACATCGGTCCCGCTCAGCATCTTCGTCGCGCCGGCTTACGCAGCGGACGGCAGCCCCGCCGCCTGGTTCGCCTATGTTGTGCTGACGAACTCCATGATGATCGTCCTGTCGCTCGTGGCGCTCCTGATGCTCAGCAAGGAGCGAGACGAATTGCGCTACCGCATCGCCTCGGAGCGCGATCCGCTGACAAACCTCGCCAATCGCCGAACCTTCGTCTCCGGTGCCAGCCGCATTCTTCTGCAGGACGAGGCGCGCGCAAGCCTGCTTCTCATGGATATCGACCACTTCAAGATGGTCAACGACACCTATGGGCACGCAGCGGGCGACCAGGTGCTGGTGGCTTTCTCGCGCGCGATCGAGCAAAGGTTGCCGCGGGGTTGGCTCTTTGCGCGCATCGGCGGCGAGGAATTCGCCTGTCTCATGCCGCGCACGAGCGCACAAACCGCAGTCGCCCTGGCTGACAATTTGCGCCGCGCCGTTGGCGACATCGCCATCGCGGCCCATCCCCACCTTAAGATCTCGGTAAGCATCGGCGTCAGCGAAGCGCCAGGGCGTGGCACGGAACTGGATATGCTGCTCGCGGACGCCGATGCAGCGCTCTACCGGGCTAAGGCCGACGGGCGCGATTGCGTCCGGCTTTTCGAACCCGGCGCGCTTCTGGCGGAGACGGCCGGCAAGCTGGCCTTGATCGCGAAGGAGCCTCCGCGAAAATCGACCCGCAAGGGTCTCCGCGCCGTGTGA
- a CDS encoding GFA family protein, whose amino-acid sequence MSEVHSGGCQCGAVRFQASKLGRPSICHCRMCQKQFGSFFGAFVTADQAHLTWTRGQPMLYRSSAKVKRGFCGKCGTPLTYQHPNGVELAIGAFDHPERFEPQIQVNHHQRLPWIDQLFEKPAYSSPAMEEFFASIESFQHPDHDTTQWPPEDDQ is encoded by the coding sequence TTGAGCGAAGTCCATAGTGGTGGCTGCCAATGCGGAGCGGTCAGGTTCCAGGCGTCCAAGCTCGGGCGCCCATCGATCTGTCATTGCCGCATGTGCCAGAAGCAGTTCGGCTCCTTCTTCGGCGCCTTCGTCACGGCCGATCAGGCGCATCTGACCTGGACGCGGGGGCAGCCGATGCTCTACCGGTCGTCCGCCAAGGTGAAGCGCGGCTTCTGCGGCAAGTGCGGCACGCCACTCACCTATCAGCATCCGAACGGGGTGGAACTCGCCATCGGCGCCTTCGACCATCCGGAGCGTTTTGAGCCGCAGATCCAGGTGAACCATCACCAGCGGCTACCCTGGATCGACCAGCTGTTCGAGAAGCCAGCCTATTCCAGTCCTGCGATGGAGGAATTCTTCGCCTCGATCGAGAGCTTCCAGCACCCCGATCACGACACGACCCAGTGGCCGCCGGAGGATGATCAATGA
- the radA gene encoding DNA repair protein RadA codes for MAKAKTQFVCQNCGTVHSRWAGKCDGCGEWNTIVEEDPMGGIGSGPGKMPKKGRPVTLTSLSGEIEEAPRIPTGMSELDRATGGGFVRGSAVLIGGDPGIGKSTLLMQAAAALARRGHRVIYVSGEEAVAQVRLRAQRLGAADTDVLLAAETNVEDILATISEGKRPDLVIIDSIQTLWSDTADSAPGTVTQVRTGVQAMIRYAKQTGATMVLVGHVTKEGQIAGPRVVEHMVDAVLYFEGDRGHHYRILRTVKNRFGPTDEIGVFEMSDKGLREVANPSELFLGERNEKAPGAAVFAGMEGTRPVLVEVQALVAATSLGTPRRAVVGWDSSRLAMILAVLEAHCGVRLGQHDVYLNVAGGYRISEPAADMAIASALVSSLAGIALPADCVYFGEVSLSGAVRPVSHTAQRLKEAEKLGFSAAVLPAASPDLPKGSSGKWREVDSLPDLVARIAGSRLKAPTDQEDG; via the coding sequence ATGGCCAAAGCCAAAACCCAATTCGTCTGCCAGAACTGTGGCACGGTGCATTCCCGCTGGGCCGGCAAATGTGACGGCTGCGGCGAGTGGAACACCATCGTCGAAGAGGATCCGATGGGCGGGATCGGCTCGGGTCCCGGCAAGATGCCGAAGAAGGGGCGTCCGGTCACCCTCACCTCGCTGTCCGGGGAAATCGAGGAAGCGCCGCGCATCCCGACCGGCATGAGCGAGCTCGACAGGGCAACCGGCGGCGGTTTCGTGCGGGGCTCCGCCGTCCTGATCGGCGGCGACCCGGGGATCGGCAAATCGACGCTGCTGATGCAGGCGGCAGCCGCACTCGCCCGGCGCGGCCACCGTGTCATTTATGTCTCGGGCGAAGAAGCGGTCGCCCAGGTTCGGCTCAGGGCGCAGCGCCTCGGCGCAGCCGATACCGACGTGCTGCTGGCGGCGGAAACCAATGTCGAAGACATCCTCGCCACGATTTCGGAAGGCAAGCGGCCGGATCTGGTCATCATCGATTCCATCCAGACATTGTGGAGCGACACGGCCGACAGCGCGCCGGGCACCGTCACCCAGGTACGCACCGGCGTGCAGGCGATGATCCGCTATGCCAAGCAGACGGGTGCCACGATGGTGCTCGTCGGCCACGTCACCAAGGAAGGCCAGATCGCCGGGCCGCGTGTCGTCGAGCACATGGTCGATGCGGTCCTTTATTTCGAGGGTGACCGCGGCCATCACTACCGCATCCTGCGCACGGTCAAGAACCGCTTCGGGCCGACCGATGAAATCGGCGTCTTCGAAATGTCGGACAAGGGGTTGCGCGAAGTCGCCAATCCATCCGAACTGTTCCTCGGCGAGCGCAACGAAAAAGCGCCGGGTGCTGCTGTCTTCGCCGGCATGGAGGGCACCCGTCCCGTGCTGGTGGAAGTGCAGGCGCTGGTGGCGGCGACCTCGCTCGGGACGCCGCGCCGTGCGGTTGTCGGATGGGATTCGTCACGGCTTGCCATGATATTGGCGGTATTGGAGGCGCATTGCGGGGTCAGGCTTGGGCAACATGATGTCTACCTCAATGTTGCCGGCGGCTACCGGATCAGCGAGCCTGCAGCGGACATGGCCATCGCTTCCGCTCTGGTTTCATCGCTCGCCGGTATTGCCCTTCCGGCCGATTGCGTCTATTTCGGCGAAGTCAGCCTGTCAGGGGCGGTGCGGCCCGTGTCGCACACGGCCCAGAGGCTGAAAGAGGCGGAAAAGCTCGGTTTCTCCGCTGCGGTCTTGCCGGCTGCGTCGCCGGACCTTCCCAAGGGTTCGTCGGGCAAATGGAGGGAAGTGGACAGCCTTCCCGATCTTGTGGCGCGGATCGCCGGTTCCCGGCTGAAAGCGCCAACGGATCAGGAGGATGGTTGA